From one Bifidobacterium sp. WK012_4_13 genomic stretch:
- a CDS encoding DUF3223 domain-containing protein: protein MGRSKPVDLGEKHFATTTEAKTFFSEIVNEAKSQGTLPKVIADEEQNRILEALLDTKADALNKIGEGLDYFFVDYVIKHPDPIAKHPTRKDAVAIFIKRTDGDVMDFGIPGALDNYGKNPQLIQKAEVKAALRNAIEPDRQKLRQEAFEDAEEVICPRTGFRMTNFHQARVINVSPSWGDLTSDFVATVGGWDAIELSVDSDSIQHGKRLSDTSIELKWIEYWKKNSNPIICARIE, encoded by the coding sequence ATGGGCAGAAGCAAACCGGTTGACCTGGGCGAAAAACACTTCGCGACAACAACAGAAGCAAAAACTTTTTTTAGTGAAATAGTGAATGAGGCCAAGAGTCAAGGAACACTACCAAAGGTAATTGCAGATGAAGAACAAAACAGAATTCTGGAAGCTCTACTTGATACAAAAGCAGACGCTCTAAATAAAATTGGTGAAGGCTTGGACTATTTTTTTGTCGATTACGTAATAAAGCATCCAGATCCCATTGCCAAACATCCAACACGTAAGGATGCCGTCGCTATTTTCATTAAGCGCACAGATGGAGACGTCATGGACTTCGGCATACCCGGAGCACTTGATAATTACGGCAAAAATCCGCAGCTTATCCAAAAAGCCGAAGTGAAAGCAGCCTTGCGCAACGCAATTGAACCAGATCGCCAAAAGCTCAGACAGGAAGCATTCGAAGATGCTGAAGAAGTAATATGCCCCAGAACTGGATTTAGAATGACCAATTTCCATCAAGCAAGGGTTATTAATGTATCTCCTTCATGGGGGGATCTCACTAGCGATTTTGTTGCAACTGTCGGAGGTTGGGATGCAATTGAGCTATCTGTTGACTCTGATAGTATCCAGCACGGCAAAAGACTCAGCGATACCAGCATTGAGCTGAAATGGATTGAATATTGGAAGAAAAACAGTAACCCAATAATCTGTGCACGTATTGAGTGA
- a CDS encoding DUF3800 domain-containing protein — MNIFAYADESGVFDHVHNDYFVFGGLLFISKEQKDVAGRRYISAERDLRKAGAAAGHQEMKAIYLSNGHKASLFRAMNPYVRFGVVVRQAYVLEAIFDNKKSKQRYLDYVFKIGMKRTMQHMMADGLFQAEDVDSIYVSMDEHSTATDGLYEMRQGLEAEFKYGTFNSTYQKHFPPLFPQMKNVEFVLRDSCQDPLIRAADITANRLYYSVVHKRPEMAKHIFIVNQP, encoded by the coding sequence TTGAATATTTTTGCTTACGCTGACGAAAGCGGAGTGTTTGATCACGTGCACAACGACTATTTCGTGTTTGGTGGTCTCCTATTTATCAGCAAAGAACAAAAGGACGTGGCCGGGCGTAGATACATATCCGCCGAACGAGACCTCAGAAAGGCCGGTGCCGCTGCAGGCCATCAAGAGATGAAGGCCATCTACCTGTCCAACGGCCACAAAGCCTCGTTGTTCAGAGCAATGAACCCCTACGTCCGATTTGGGGTTGTGGTGAGGCAAGCTTATGTGCTCGAAGCAATCTTTGACAACAAGAAGAGCAAACAACGCTATCTTGATTATGTCTTCAAGATAGGCATGAAACGAACCATGCAACACATGATGGCCGATGGCCTGTTCCAAGCCGAGGATGTTGATTCTATTTACGTGTCAATGGATGAGCACTCCACTGCGACCGATGGTCTATACGAAATGAGACAAGGCCTAGAGGCAGAATTCAAATACGGTACTTTCAATTCCACTTATCAGAAACACTTTCCCCCGCTTTTCCCGCAAATGAAAAACGTCGAGTTCGTTCTTCGTGATTCATGCCAGGACCCCCTGATAAGGGCAGCCGATATAACAGCAAATCGCCTGTATTATTCCGTAGTGCATAAACGACCGGAGATGGCAAAACATATATTTATCGTCAACCAGCCATAG